The Haloplanus sp. CK5-1 genome contains a region encoding:
- the ilvA gene encoding threonine ammonia-lyase → MLSFEDVVAARDRVMGVARHTPLEYSYAFSEMTDAEVHLKLENFQRTGAFKIRGAMNRIETLSEEAKEAGVVTASAGNHAQGVALAATRAGVDSTIVMPDHAPVSKVKATERYGGEVVLHGADYSEAQSEAHRIERDEDRTYVHAFDDEMVMAGQGTIGLEIVEDCPDLDTVIVPIGGGGLISGIATAVKAHDADTRVIGVQAEGASSAAESLRRGAIYERDSVDTIADGIATRRVGDLTFEVLKERVDEVVTVDDESIAIALTYLLEREKALAEGAGAISLAALLSGAVEYDEGEVIVPALCGGNIDLNVLTTVVMRGLVATGRYLRFRTILKDQPGALVELGTTLAEHRANITAFHHDRTSRDVAMNDARVELEVETRGPDHVDDLLSSLREAGYEVEIVNGYQMSV, encoded by the coding sequence ATGCTCTCGTTCGAGGACGTTGTCGCCGCCCGGGACCGGGTCATGGGCGTCGCGCGCCACACACCCCTGGAGTACTCGTACGCCTTCTCGGAGATGACGGACGCGGAGGTACACCTCAAACTGGAGAACTTCCAGCGCACGGGGGCGTTCAAGATACGCGGCGCGATGAACCGGATCGAGACGCTGTCCGAGGAGGCCAAAGAGGCGGGCGTGGTGACGGCGAGCGCCGGCAACCACGCCCAGGGTGTCGCCCTGGCCGCGACGCGTGCAGGTGTCGACTCGACGATCGTCATGCCGGACCACGCGCCCGTCTCGAAGGTGAAAGCGACCGAGCGCTACGGCGGCGAGGTCGTCCTCCACGGCGCGGACTACAGCGAAGCCCAGTCGGAGGCCCACCGGATCGAACGCGACGAGGATCGAACCTACGTCCACGCCTTCGACGACGAGATGGTGATGGCCGGGCAGGGGACCATCGGCCTCGAAATCGTCGAGGACTGCCCCGATCTGGACACCGTGATCGTCCCCATCGGCGGCGGCGGCCTGATCTCGGGCATCGCCACGGCGGTGAAGGCCCACGACGCCGACACGCGTGTGATCGGCGTCCAAGCCGAGGGTGCCTCCAGTGCCGCCGAGTCGCTCCGCCGAGGCGCGATCTACGAACGCGACAGCGTCGACACCATCGCCGACGGGATCGCCACCCGCCGCGTCGGTGACCTGACCTTCGAGGTGCTCAAAGAGCGCGTCGACGAGGTGGTGACCGTCGACGACGAGTCCATCGCCATCGCCCTGACCTACCTGCTCGAACGCGAGAAGGCACTCGCGGAGGGCGCGGGGGCCATCTCGCTTGCGGCCCTGCTCTCCGGGGCCGTCGAGTACGACGAGGGCGAGGTCATCGTCCCGGCGCTGTGTGGCGGGAACATCGACCTCAACGTGCTCACGACGGTCGTGATGCGGGGGCTCGTCGCGACGGGCCGCTACCTCCGCTTCCGGACCATCCTGAAAGACCAGCCCGGCGCGCTGGTCGAACTCGGGACGACCCTCGCCGAGCACCGAGCCAACATCACCGCCTTCCACCACGACCGCACCTCGCGGGACGTGGCGATGAACGACGCCCGCGTCGAACTCGAAGTGGAGACGCGCGGCCCGGACCACGTCGACGACCTGCTCTCGTCGCTTCGCGAGGCGGGCTACGAGGTCGAGATCGTCAACGGCTACCAGATGTCGGTCTGA